Below is a genomic region from Fusarium oxysporum Fo47 chromosome VIII, complete sequence.
ACCGCCGCGTTGATGCGACGGCCGAGATCTTGAAGAACCATGGTGATTTGATGCGACTTTGATGTCGCGGGGtatcttgatgatggagagtGTGGCCACGATCAAGATGTGGAGGTGGGGTTGTAGAGTTTTTCCGGTCCGAGACCATCGTCCTGCAGCTAGAGCTAGAGAGGTTGTCTTATCACGCGAATAATTACCTTTCAGGGCAGTTCTAGCCTGTGAATAGATACAGATAGCTATATAAGGTAGCGTGTCCTATCGCATTGTAGGAATTGTAATCATCAGTAGCAAACAAAATGGGCCGTCATAATCTTCAGTACCCAAAAGACTCGACAAATACCATCAAACGGTACAAAGTCCACGGGGTTTATGACCTCGAGACTGTTCATAGCATCGTCAATACATGTCCGATCCTTCATATATCATTTAATACACCGTCCCAGCCATTTCCGGTTGTTCTGCCGATGATAGGACAGCTGGGATCGTTTGATCGTCCAAGTTCAAGCCTGCGAGATCCTCTGGAACTGTATCTTCACGGATATGTATCATCGAGGATCATGAACTTGGCTCAGACATCTACggttgatggagaagaggttCAGGGAATGCCGGTTTGTGTTGCTGCATCGCACGTTGACGGACTTGTCTTGACCCTGGCGACGTATTCGCACAATTACAATTACCGGTCAGCTGTTCTTTATGGATACGCGACTACTGTCAAGTCAGATGAAGAAAAGTTGTATGCGATGGAACTTATCAGCAATAGTGTTGTGGCTGATCGTTGGAACCATACACGACAACCTCCGTTGGCGTCGGAGATGCAGAGCACGAATattctcaaggtcaagatcaCTTCGGCAAGTGCCAAGATCAGTGCGGGATCGACGACGGACGATAAGAGTGATTTAGAGAATGAGAGTCTGGTGAATTCGACGTGGACGGGTGTGTTGCCTGTGTATCAGACGATCGGGGAGCCGATTCCTGGTCCATACAACAAGGTCGAAGTGCCTGAGCATGTTTCTACTTTTGCGAAGGATACgaatgatgagaagaagcagagatCTTTGGAGGCGGCGGAGGGTGAAAGGAGGGCGAGTTGAGTTGGGAGATGATTGTATTTGATTGAAGTAATTGATTGGCAATTCAATGATTCGCACCCCTGTTTGTGCCCCAACGCAACGTTGGAACCCAGATGAGATGCATTCTTTGCGAGCTGATGCACGAGGTTTCGGACTCTGCTCATGTCGAATTGATCGTCGGGTGCATGGCGCTGACTAGTGGGCGATCTCGCATTCGTCGTATTCCGTGTCGACAACCATGAACCCGAGCAATACGGCTGCACCGTCGATGTGCATCTCATTCAACAACCCTCCATCCAAGCATAATTTATCGGATATTTAAATGGCATTCCCAACAGATATGGCGAATTCATTTCTGCCATCATGTGGCAATCATGAAGCTTCTCACATTGTCACGACTCTTGCTCCCAATCTACGTCGGGGCTGAAACTCCAACAGCCACACTCGACTCAGGTCCAGTCTTTGGCCTCACTACAACTCTCCCAGCTGCTTCGCCTGTGAACAAGTTTCTCGGTATTCCTTATGCTGCGAGAACGCAACGTTTCAGTCGAGCTAAGAAACCTGAACCATGGACGAAGCCCTTGAATGCGACCAGGTTTGGTCCTTCATGCAGGCAGCTCTTCGTCCAAAGTGGTGAGTACAGCCTACTTCCAATGAGCAAAGCTAACCTTGTAGAACTCACACCAGAGATTGACCTGCTCAAAGGACTGTTCAACACAGCATCCCGTGAGAGTGAAGACTGTCTCTACATCAACGCTTTCGCTCCAGCAGACCCCCACCCTTCAAGGGCTGTGCTCTTGTTCATCAGCGGCGGTGGATGGCAGCAAGGCAATGGAGAAGTCGATCTGAGTGGTTTCGCGGCGTATGAAGACATCGTAGTCTTCACCTTTAATTACAGAACAAATGGTAAGTGAACTATCCGCTTTTGAGCCTGCTGACGAGACAGTCTTTGGGTTCCCAAACTCCCCAGATATACCAGCTTCAGAGATCAACCTCGGTATCCATGATCAGCAGCTCGCTATCGAATGGGTTCAGAGAAACGCTCGCGCCTTCGGTGGTGATCCAGACAAAGTCACCATCTGGGGTGAATCTGCAGGTGCCATGTCCGTCGATATACACGTCAACAGATACACATCTCCCCCATTCCGCGCCGCAATGATGTTTTCTGGTCAGATGTCTGTTGGGTACCTCGGAAGCACTGCCAGCCATCACGATACTTCGTACTGGGATAACCTGACGAATGTTGTTGGCTGCCAGGGACCAGAACAGCTGCAGTGTATGCGAGAGGTGCCAGGAGACGATCTGGTCAAGGCTATGGGCACGGCTGGGAGTGCATTCTTGCCGATCACTGATAATGTGACAATTCTGAGTGACAGAGCTgagagatggagagatgGCGATGTTGCAATAATTCCTGTGCTTATGGGAACAATTGCGGAAGAGGGCCGAGGACTCATCAACAGAAATATCTCACTCGAGACATTCTTAGGGGCATATCTTTCTGAGCCACTGGTCAGCAAAAGCCAACAGAAAACAATTCTCGAGGCTTATGACGACCCCAGCCTCAAGACCgactttgatgttgctgcCGCAATCTATACAGACTTTGTCTGGCAATGTGTAAGTTCACATGCTTCCGACTTCACAGCTAACACGCCCAGCCCCAAGCTATTCTCGCCAACATTTCAGCCTCCGTCAATCCAACATGGCGATTCTACTTCAATGCCTCGGTCACAAGTCTTTTAGACGACAAATACTCCTGGCTTGGCAAATTCCACGGCTCAGACGTCCTTCTGCTGTTCAATACACCAACCTTTGACACGATGTCACCACAACTCTACACATTTGTGGAGTATCTTCGAGGAGTTGTGGGGAGATTTGTCAGAAACCCGCAAGCTGGACCAGGCTGGCCCGTTGGATCGAGATATGTTGCAAACCTGGGAGATGTCGGACAGACACAGACATCAGGACCTTCAATCATCGACCAAACAGTGCTGGATCAGAGATGCAGCCTGTACGAGTCGATTTATCCTCTCATCGAAGAGTATGTATTATCAGTTTAATCGGAATTATCACGTAGGCCCCCGAATGCTACTCAATCTCGTTGCAACGTAATCTCGCCAATCGTCGTCTACGTCATTTGACCCACGGTTTTAACACGGCCACTTATCTCCAACTTTCACTCAGAATGCATCCCGATCTGACTAGATTTCGAGAAGCTTACCCGATTGAGTGCAGATGGAGAACAAATGATTCT
It encodes:
- a CDS encoding Alpha/Beta hydrolase protein, whose protein sequence is MKLLTLSRLLLPIYVGAETPTATLDSGPVFGLTTTLPAASPVNKFLGIPYAARTQRFSRAKKPEPWTKPLNATRFGPSCRQLFVQSELTPEIDLLKGLFNTASRESEDCLYINAFAPADPHPSRAVLLFISGGGWQQGNGEVDLSGFAAYEDIVVFTFNYRTNVFGFPNSPDIPASEINLGIHDQQLAIEWVQRNARAFGGDPDKVTIWGESAGAMSVDIHVNRYTSPPFRAAMMFSGQMSVGYLGSTASHHDTSYWDNLTNVVGCQGPEQLQCMREVPGDDLVKAMGTAGSAFLPITDNVTILSDRAERWRDGDVAIIPVLMGTIAEEGRGLINRNISLETFLGAYLSEPLVSKSQQKTILEAYDDPSLKTDFDVAAAIYTDFVWQCPQAILANISASVNPTWRFYFNASVTSLLDDKYSWLGKFHGSDVLLLFNTPTFDTMSPQLYTFVEYLRGVVGRFVRNPQAGPGWPVGSRYVANLGDVGQTQTSGPSIIDQTVLDQRCSLYESIYPLIEEYVLSV